The Terriglobales bacterium genome has a segment encoding these proteins:
- a CDS encoding dihydrofolate reductase family protein, translating to MSTPRKIIVYIATSADGYIARPDGDVEWLNRRPHTEDYGMREFYESVDTILFGRKTYDWALEYQRKTKSKGSIFDTKFANYVFSHNPPKDVAPGAQFVSEPVKDFAQRLRATSGKNIWMMGGGELIASFLDEGEIDEFDIHVIPTLIGEGIPLIARRHRDIPLQLLSVDKYPDSAVRLRYEIGK from the coding sequence ATGAGCACACCGCGAAAGATCATCGTATACATCGCCACCAGCGCGGATGGATACATTGCCCGACCTGACGGCGACGTGGAATGGCTGAATCGCCGCCCGCACACAGAGGATTATGGAATGCGGGAGTTTTATGAGAGCGTGGATACGATCCTGTTCGGACGAAAGACCTACGATTGGGCGCTTGAGTACCAGCGCAAGACCAAAAGCAAAGGCAGCATCTTTGACACAAAATTTGCCAACTACGTTTTCTCGCACAATCCCCCGAAGGACGTAGCTCCGGGTGCACAATTTGTCTCCGAGCCCGTGAAGGACTTCGCTCAGCGCCTGCGCGCAACTTCTGGAAAGAACATCTGGATGATGGGCGGGGGAGAGCTGATCGCGTCGTTTCTCGACGAAGGCGAAATCGACGAATTCGACATTCACGTGATCCCGACTCTTATTGGCGAGGGCATACCGCTCATCGCACGGCGTCATCGAGACATCCCGCTTCAGCTACTCTCAGTGGACAAGTATCCGGACAGCGCTGTTCGATTGCGTTATGAGATAGGAAAGTAG